A single region of the Verrucomicrobiota bacterium genome encodes:
- the trpB gene encoding tryptophan synthase subunit beta — MQGKFELTQLPDASGHFGPYGGVFVPETLMPAITELRLEYEAARQDPAFRAELQRLLRDFCGRPTPLYFAERWTEKLGGPRIYLKREDLLHTGAHKINNAVGQILLAKRMGKKRIIAETGAGQHGVATATVAARFGCECVIYMGKVDMERQALNVARMRFLGAEVVPVTAGQATLKEAINEAMRDWVTNVRNTHYLLGTAYGPHPYPMMVRDFHRVIGEEARRQILEVEQRLPDTLVACVGGGSNAIGLFYAFLQDPGVRMFGVEAGGRGIRPGEHAARFQGGRLGVLQGTKTYLLANEDGQIELTHSVSAGLDYAAVGPEHSYLRDAGRVEYAFATDDEVLATFHDLARTEGILPALESTHALALVRSRAKEWTNDQVIIINLSGRGDKDVHQIAEHGRSHDPL; from the coding sequence ATGCAGGGAAAGTTTGAGCTCACCCAATTGCCCGACGCGAGTGGCCACTTCGGCCCGTATGGGGGCGTGTTTGTGCCGGAAACGCTGATGCCGGCTATTACGGAACTCCGGTTGGAATACGAGGCGGCGCGCCAGGATCCGGCGTTCCGGGCGGAGTTACAAAGGCTCCTTCGTGATTTTTGCGGCCGGCCGACCCCGCTCTATTTTGCGGAACGTTGGACCGAGAAACTGGGCGGTCCCCGTATTTACCTTAAACGCGAAGATCTGCTGCACACCGGCGCGCACAAGATCAACAACGCCGTGGGCCAGATCCTGTTGGCAAAGCGGATGGGTAAAAAGCGGATCATCGCCGAGACCGGTGCCGGACAACATGGGGTGGCGACCGCCACCGTGGCGGCACGGTTCGGGTGCGAGTGTGTGATTTACATGGGGAAGGTCGACATGGAGCGCCAGGCCTTGAACGTGGCGCGCATGCGGTTCCTGGGCGCCGAAGTCGTTCCCGTTACGGCCGGGCAGGCCACGTTGAAAGAAGCGATAAACGAGGCGATGCGCGATTGGGTAACCAATGTGCGGAACACGCATTACCTGCTGGGAACGGCTTACGGTCCACACCCGTATCCGATGATGGTGCGTGATTTTCATCGGGTGATCGGAGAGGAGGCGCGCCGGCAGATCCTCGAAGTCGAGCAAAGGTTGCCTGATACATTGGTGGCCTGCGTGGGCGGCGGAAGCAATGCGATCGGCCTCTTTTACGCTTTCCTGCAGGATCCCGGCGTTCGCATGTTCGGTGTGGAAGCCGGCGGCCGGGGAATCCGGCCCGGCGAACATGCAGCGCGTTTCCAGGGCGGCCGGTTAGGCGTGCTCCAGGGTACCAAGACTTACCTCCTGGCCAATGAAGATGGCCAGATCGAACTGACCCATTCGGTATCAGCCGGTTTGGATTACGCCGCCGTCGGGCCGGAACATAGTTACTTGCGCGATGCCGGACGCGTGGAGTATGCCTTTGCCACCGATGACGAGGTGCTCGCCACCTTTCATGACCTGGCGAGAACCGAAGGAATCTTACCCGCGCTTGAATCCACCCACGCACTTGCTCTCGTGCGATCCCGGGCCAAGGAGTGGACGAACGATCAGGTGATAATCATTAACCT
- the mutY gene encoding A/G-specific adenine glycosylase has product MNQVGIDSTAFRKALLKWYRAEGRRLPWRETDDPYAILVSEFMLQQTQVVTAIPYYHRWLERFPTVDALAAASMQDLLALWQGLGLYRRAHNLQRCARMVVEKWGGVFPRSVEELRALPGVGRYTAGAVASFAYNLPAPVVDGNVARVLSRLLNLQEPVDTPVGQAILWDAAERIAQCDQPRLINNALMELGAIVCKARNPACGRCPVRRACRAVDPETLPRKRPQPPTQTRVERYWWFYDGARVLLEQRQASARWAGLWTLPILDADSPAGLTTFVSLRHHIMRFLVDLQLVRGDHASLPEPPGSSQRWQPVAALGELPMPTPHRRVIGLALAAETPGCDLR; this is encoded by the coding sequence ATGAACCAAGTCGGGATTGATAGCACGGCATTTCGCAAGGCACTGCTGAAGTGGTACCGGGCGGAGGGACGCAGGTTGCCGTGGCGTGAAACCGACGATCCTTACGCGATCCTGGTTTCGGAGTTCATGTTGCAACAGACGCAGGTGGTGACCGCGATTCCTTACTATCACCGGTGGCTGGAGCGGTTCCCGACCGTTGACGCGCTCGCCGCAGCTTCGATGCAGGACCTGCTGGCGCTCTGGCAGGGGCTGGGATTGTACCGCCGGGCCCACAACCTTCAACGTTGCGCGAGGATGGTGGTGGAAAAATGGGGCGGCGTGTTCCCTCGTTCGGTGGAAGAACTGCGAGCGTTGCCCGGAGTCGGCCGTTACACGGCGGGGGCGGTGGCCAGCTTCGCGTATAACCTGCCGGCGCCGGTGGTGGATGGAAATGTCGCGCGCGTGCTCAGCCGGCTGCTGAACCTGCAGGAACCGGTCGATACGCCCGTGGGGCAAGCCATTCTTTGGGATGCCGCGGAGCGGATCGCGCAATGCGATCAGCCGCGGCTGATCAACAACGCGTTGATGGAGCTGGGGGCAATTGTTTGCAAGGCCCGCAATCCGGCCTGCGGGCGGTGCCCAGTCCGCCGCGCCTGCCGTGCGGTTGACCCTGAAACCTTGCCGCGCAAACGGCCGCAGCCGCCCACTCAGACGCGCGTCGAGCGCTACTGGTGGTTTTACGACGGCGCCCGGGTGCTGCTGGAACAGCGCCAAGCCTCCGCCCGGTGGGCAGGCCTTTGGACCTTGCCGATTCTTGACGCTGATTCGCCGGCCGGCCTGACGACCTTCGTTTCACTCCGGCATCACATCATGCGTTTCCTGGTTGACTTACAGTTGGTCCGGGGCGACCACGCGAGCCTGCCGGAGCCGCCGGGTTCATCCCAGCGCTGGCAGCCGGTGGCGGCCCTGGGTGAACTTCCCATGCCGACCCCGCACCGGCGCGTGATCGGCCTGGCGCTGGCCGCCGAGACGCCCGGTTGTGACCTACGGTGA